One part of the Halopenitus persicus genome encodes these proteins:
- the argH gene encoding argininosuccinate lyase codes for MTDGTPSETAVRRDRFSGGPARGFLSSLAADEAIFAADLAVDRAHVVMLAEQGIVEADTAGAILSALADVEDAGHGALSEGEDVHEAVETAVIDRIGPDGGRMHTARSRNDEVATCIRYRLREDLLAVAEATVALREALTAAAAEHVETTMPGYTHLQPAQPTTVAHHLLSYEAAAARETDRLLDAYDRTNRSPLGAAAFAGTPFDVDRDRSAELLGFDGIVRNAMDAVSARDFLLEAAAAFASLSVTLSGLAEDLVVFANRDFIELDDDYASTSSIMPQKKNPDTLELTRGVAGDAVGELTGVATALKGLPRAYNRDLQRVHPGVFEIAGVVRDATDVAGGAVATASWHETALEAAAGEGFSTATGIADLLAMAGLPFRSAHEIVAHAAASIDDATDATAAAAKLDAAAEDVLAESLFEYVSRDDVERALDPDASVASRDSAGGPAPAAVRDALADVDSRIAADGDRVADRHAALDRASDRLGTEVATYV; via the coding sequence CGAGGCGATCTTCGCGGCCGACCTCGCCGTCGACCGCGCGCACGTGGTGATGCTCGCTGAGCAGGGGATCGTCGAGGCCGACACGGCCGGAGCGATCCTCTCGGCGCTGGCCGACGTCGAGGACGCCGGCCACGGCGCCCTCTCGGAGGGCGAGGACGTCCACGAGGCGGTCGAGACCGCCGTCATCGACCGTATCGGTCCCGACGGCGGCCGGATGCACACCGCGCGTTCGCGAAACGACGAGGTCGCGACCTGCATCCGGTACCGGCTCCGGGAGGACCTGTTGGCGGTCGCCGAGGCGACGGTCGCGCTGCGGGAGGCCCTCACGGCGGCCGCGGCCGAGCACGTCGAGACGACGATGCCCGGCTACACGCATCTCCAGCCGGCCCAGCCCACGACCGTGGCCCACCACCTGCTGTCCTACGAGGCGGCCGCGGCCCGCGAGACCGACCGGCTGCTCGACGCCTACGACCGGACGAACCGGTCGCCGCTGGGCGCCGCCGCGTTCGCGGGCACGCCCTTCGACGTCGACCGCGACCGCAGCGCCGAGCTGCTGGGATTCGACGGGATCGTCCGGAACGCGATGGACGCGGTCTCCGCACGGGACTTCCTCCTCGAGGCCGCCGCGGCGTTCGCCTCCCTGTCGGTGACGCTGTCGGGACTGGCCGAGGACCTGGTCGTCTTCGCCAACAGGGACTTCATCGAGCTCGACGACGACTACGCGTCGACCTCCTCGATCATGCCCCAGAAGAAGAACCCCGACACGCTCGAGCTGACGCGCGGCGTCGCGGGCGACGCGGTCGGCGAGCTGACCGGGGTGGCCACCGCCCTGAAGGGGCTCCCCCGGGCGTACAACCGCGACCTGCAGCGAGTCCATCCCGGGGTCTTCGAGATCGCCGGCGTCGTCCGGGACGCGACCGACGTGGCCGGCGGGGCCGTCGCCACCGCGTCGTGGCACGAGACCGCCCTCGAAGCCGCCGCCGGCGAGGGCTTCTCGACGGCGACCGGGATCGCGGACCTGCTGGCGATGGCGGGGCTGCCCTTCCGGTCGGCCCACGAGATCGTCGCGCACGCGGCGGCGTCGATCGACGACGCGACCGACGCGACGGCCGCCGCCGCAAAACTCGATGCGGCCGCCGAGGACGTGCTCGCGGAGTCGCTGTTCGAGTACGTGAGCCGCGACGACGTGGAGCGCGCGCTCGACCCCGACGCCAGCGTCGCGAGCCGTGACTCCGCCGGCGGGCCCGCGCCCGCGGCGGTTCGGGACGCGCTCGCCGACGTCGACTCGCGGATCGCCGCGGACGGCGACCGCGTCGCGGACCGGCACGCCGCGCTCGACCGGGCGAGTGACCGACTCGGGACGGAGGTGGCCACGTATGTCTGA
- the lysW gene encoding lysine biosynthesis protein LysW yields MTQAECVECGADVDLYDDLEVGEIIDCGTCGAELEVIDVSPPVLDRAPELEEDWGE; encoded by the coding sequence ATGACACAGGCAGAATGTGTCGAGTGCGGGGCCGACGTGGACCTGTACGACGACCTGGAAGTGGGAGAGATCATCGACTGTGGAACCTGCGGCGCCGAGCTGGAGGTCATCGACGTTTCCCCGCCGGTCCTCGATCGAGCCCCGGAGCTCGAAGAGGACTGGGGGGAGTGA
- the lysX gene encoding lysine biosynthesis protein LysX, whose amino-acid sequence MKVGILYSRIRKDEKLLLSELRERGHEVTKIDVRKERFALDSTTADVADLDVVVDRCLATSRSLYATQFFASYGVPVINAPETADVCADKAKNSLALAEAGIPTPDTEVAFTTDAALEAIEEFGYPCVLKPVVGSWGRLMAKIDTRNAAEAILEHKATLGHYEHKVFYVQEFVDKPGRDVRVVAVDGEPIAAMTRTSDHWLTNAAKGGHAEEFELDETALDLVERASEAVGGGLLGIDLMEVGGAGSGEYTVHEVNHTVEFKALNDAVEADVPAAVVDWLETRVADAEAEEGNEKRTGVTATA is encoded by the coding sequence ATGAAGGTCGGCATCCTCTACTCCCGGATTCGGAAGGACGAGAAGCTCCTCCTCTCGGAGCTGCGCGAACGCGGCCACGAGGTGACGAAGATCGACGTCCGGAAGGAGCGGTTCGCCCTCGACTCGACGACGGCCGACGTCGCCGACCTCGACGTCGTCGTCGACCGGTGTCTCGCGACGAGCCGGTCGCTGTACGCGACGCAGTTCTTCGCGAGCTACGGCGTGCCCGTGATCAACGCGCCCGAGACCGCGGACGTCTGTGCCGACAAGGCGAAGAACTCGCTCGCGCTCGCGGAGGCGGGAATTCCCACGCCCGACACCGAGGTCGCGTTCACCACGGACGCGGCCCTCGAGGCGATCGAGGAGTTCGGCTATCCCTGCGTGCTCAAGCCCGTCGTCGGCTCGTGGGGCCGGCTGATGGCGAAGATCGACACCCGGAACGCAGCGGAGGCGATCCTCGAGCACAAGGCGACGCTCGGCCACTACGAGCACAAGGTGTTCTACGTCCAGGAGTTCGTCGACAAGCCCGGCCGCGACGTTCGCGTCGTGGCCGTCGACGGCGAGCCCATCGCCGCGATGACCCGGACGTCGGACCACTGGCTGACGAACGCCGCCAAGGGCGGTCACGCCGAGGAGTTCGAGCTCGACGAGACGGCGCTGGACCTCGTCGAACGCGCCTCCGAGGCCGTCGGCGGCGGCCTGCTCGGGATCGACCTGATGGAGGTCGGCGGCGCCGGCTCGGGCGAGTACACCGTCCACGAGGTGAACCACACCGTCGAGTTCAAGGCGCTCAACGACGCCGTCGAGGCCGACGTTCCCGCCGCTGTCGTCGACTGGCTCGAGACGCGCGTCGCGGACGCGGAGGCCGAGGAGGGAAATGAAAAGCGGACGGGAGTGACGGCGACGGCATGA
- the argC gene encoding N-acetyl-gamma-glutamyl-phosphate reductase, whose product MSGADATATDASPNDAEYTAGVIGGTGFAGGELLRLLAGHPDFSVVQATSRSAANKTVGSVHPNLRSLDLRFTEPSDLESVDVLFAATPHGVSMERIDAYFEAADTVVDLSADFRLPSAELYDEWYEGHDAPEYLERAEYALPELNRENLAGADLIAGGGCNATATILGLKPLVDEGVLGPETGEVVVDVKVGSSEGGAGGGAASSHPERSGVVRPYAPISHRHEAEIEAYLGLDVSFTVHAVDMVRGASATCHVFPDGPVSKGDLWGAYRGAYEDEPFMRLVSGGGGVYRYPEPKAVAGTNAGEVGFELDASNKRVVVFSAIDNMMKGSAGQAVHAANVALGLEETAGLGFQGLHPVGSP is encoded by the coding sequence ATGAGCGGCGCCGACGCCACCGCGACCGACGCCAGCCCGAACGACGCCGAATACACGGCCGGCGTGATCGGCGGGACCGGCTTCGCGGGTGGGGAGCTGCTCCGCCTGCTCGCCGGCCATCCCGACTTCTCGGTCGTGCAGGCGACCTCCCGCTCGGCCGCGAACAAGACCGTCGGGTCGGTCCACCCGAACCTCCGGTCGCTCGACCTTCGGTTCACCGAGCCGTCCGACCTCGAATCGGTCGACGTGCTGTTCGCCGCGACGCCCCACGGCGTCTCGATGGAGCGGATCGACGCGTACTTCGAGGCGGCCGACACCGTCGTCGACCTCTCGGCGGACTTCCGACTCCCGAGCGCCGAGCTGTACGACGAGTGGTACGAGGGCCACGACGCGCCCGAGTACCTCGAGCGCGCCGAGTACGCGCTGCCGGAGCTCAACCGCGAGAACCTCGCGGGCGCCGACCTCATCGCCGGCGGCGGCTGTAACGCCACCGCAACGATCCTCGGGCTGAAGCCCCTCGTCGACGAGGGGGTCCTCGGTCCCGAGACCGGCGAGGTCGTCGTCGACGTCAAGGTCGGCTCCTCGGAGGGCGGCGCCGGCGGCGGCGCGGCCTCCTCACACCCCGAGCGGTCGGGGGTCGTTCGCCCGTACGCGCCGATCAGCCACCGTCACGAGGCGGAGATCGAGGCCTATCTCGGACTCGACGTCTCCTTCACCGTTCACGCGGTCGATATGGTTCGTGGCGCCTCCGCGACGTGCCACGTCTTCCCCGACGGACCCGTCTCCAAGGGCGACCTCTGGGGAGCCTACCGCGGCGCCTACGAGGACGAACCGTTCATGCGACTCGTCTCCGGCGGCGGCGGGGTGTATCGCTATCCCGAGCCCAAGGCGGTCGCCGGTACGAACGCCGGCGAGGTCGGGTTCGAACTCGACGCCAGCAACAAGCGCGTGGTCGTCTTCTCCGCGATCGACAACATGATGAAGGGATCCGCCGGGCAGGCGGTCCACGCAGCGAACGTCGCGCTCGGCCTCGAGGAGACGGCCGGGCTCGGATTCCAGGGGCTTCACCCGGTGGGATCGCCGTGA
- a CDS encoding acetylglutamate/acetylaminoadipate kinase, translating into MSAAESTDPPVVVKVGGAKAVDPAGAIGDVARLVAEGREVVVVHGGSTAVDETLDRLGIEPEYVESASGVTGRFTDAETMEVFEMVMAGKLNTELVASLQEADVDAVGLSGVDGGLLSGPRKSAVRVIENGKKKIRRGDHSGKPESVNAALLEGLAADGYVPVVSPPMAGQERDGGVTPVNTDADRAAAAIAGALGAELVLLTDVSGVYADPDDPATLIGSVSTPADLEALESAAEGFMGKKVMAAEEALSSGSPRVIVADANAADPIVDALGGGGTHVHASALTDAETRAERSGQTDADTTTEGA; encoded by the coding sequence GTGAGCGCGGCCGAATCCACCGACCCACCCGTCGTGGTCAAGGTCGGCGGTGCGAAGGCCGTCGACCCGGCAGGCGCGATCGGCGACGTCGCGCGACTGGTCGCAGAAGGTCGCGAGGTCGTCGTCGTCCACGGCGGCTCGACCGCGGTCGACGAGACGCTCGATCGGCTCGGCATCGAGCCCGAGTACGTCGAGTCCGCCTCCGGCGTCACCGGCCGGTTCACCGACGCGGAGACGATGGAGGTCTTCGAGATGGTGATGGCCGGCAAGCTCAACACCGAACTGGTCGCGTCGCTGCAGGAGGCCGACGTCGACGCGGTCGGTCTCTCGGGCGTCGACGGCGGGCTCCTCTCGGGCCCTCGAAAGTCGGCGGTCCGCGTGATCGAGAACGGGAAGAAGAAGATCCGTCGCGGCGACCACTCGGGCAAGCCCGAGTCGGTCAACGCCGCGCTGCTCGAGGGACTCGCCGCGGACGGCTACGTCCCCGTCGTCTCCCCGCCGATGGCGGGCCAGGAGCGCGACGGGGGCGTCACGCCCGTCAACACGGACGCCGACCGCGCCGCAGCCGCCATCGCCGGCGCTCTGGGCGCGGAGCTCGTCCTGCTGACCGACGTCTCCGGGGTCTACGCGGACCCCGACGATCCCGCGACGCTGATCGGATCCGTCTCGACGCCGGCCGACCTCGAGGCGCTCGAGTCGGCCGCCGAGGGCTTTATGGGCAAGAAGGTCATGGCGGCCGAGGAGGCGCTCTCGAGCGGCTCCCCGCGCGTCATCGTCGCCGACGCCAACGCCGCGGATCCGATCGTCGACGCGCTCGGCGGGGGCGGCACGCACGTCCACGCGAGCGCGCTCACGGATGCGGAAACACGAGCCGAACGATCGGGACAAACGGACGCCGACACGACGACGGAGGGTGCCTGA
- a CDS encoding aspartate aminotransferase family protein, producing the protein MSGFVFSEKPITIESGEGATLVADDGTEYLDFGASYACTPLGHSHPVVTDAVQEQAAELTYVQASYPVETRTETYEKLAALAPGDLDNVWLCNSGTEANEAAMKFARAATGEEKIVATKRAFHGRTLGALAMTWKRKYKAPYEPLAGGIEFVEYGDAEALAETVDEDTAAVFLEPVQGEGGIHPAAVEYLRHAREVTAAAGAALVFDEIQTGVGRTGTLWACEQADVVPDLLTTAKGIANGLPMGATLCADWIAEDFGDHGSTFSGGPVVCAAANATLETVVEEDLPAHAAAVGDDLRQRLQTAVDDHDLPVRDVRGSGLMVGIEVKRGANRILRDLAIHQDVLALPAGRSVVRLLPPLIVDEPETERFVDAFVEVLSE; encoded by the coding sequence ATGTCCGGATTCGTCTTCTCCGAGAAGCCGATCACGATCGAGTCGGGCGAGGGGGCGACCCTCGTCGCCGACGACGGCACGGAGTACCTCGATTTCGGCGCGAGCTACGCCTGCACCCCGCTCGGTCACTCCCACCCCGTCGTTACGGACGCGGTCCAGGAGCAGGCCGCCGAACTCACCTACGTGCAGGCGTCGTATCCCGTCGAGACGCGTACGGAGACCTACGAGAAGCTCGCCGCGCTCGCTCCCGGGGACCTGGACAACGTCTGGCTGTGCAACTCCGGAACCGAGGCCAACGAGGCCGCGATGAAGTTCGCGCGGGCGGCCACGGGCGAGGAGAAAATCGTCGCGACCAAACGCGCGTTCCACGGGCGCACGCTCGGCGCGCTCGCGATGACCTGGAAGCGGAAGTACAAGGCGCCCTACGAGCCCCTCGCGGGGGGCATCGAGTTCGTCGAGTACGGCGACGCCGAGGCGCTCGCGGAGACGGTCGACGAGGACACCGCCGCGGTGTTCCTCGAGCCCGTGCAGGGCGAGGGCGGGATCCATCCCGCCGCGGTCGAGTATCTCCGACACGCCCGCGAGGTGACCGCCGCCGCCGGGGCTGCGCTGGTCTTCGACGAGATCCAGACCGGCGTCGGCCGGACCGGGACGCTGTGGGCCTGCGAGCAGGCCGACGTCGTGCCCGACCTCCTCACGACCGCGAAGGGGATCGCCAACGGGCTCCCGATGGGCGCGACCCTGTGTGCCGACTGGATCGCCGAGGACTTCGGCGACCACGGCTCGACGTTCTCCGGCGGGCCGGTGGTCTGTGCGGCCGCCAACGCGACCCTCGAGACGGTCGTCGAGGAGGACCTGCCGGCCCACGCGGCGGCGGTCGGCGACGATCTCCGCCAGCGGCTCCAGACGGCGGTCGACGACCACGACCTTCCGGTCCGCGACGTCCGCGGGTCGGGGCTGATGGTCGGCATCGAGGTGAAACGCGGAGCCAACCGGATCCTTCGCGACCTGGCGATCCACCAGGACGTGCTCGCGCTGCCCGCGGGGCGCTCGGTGGTCCGGCTGCTCCCGCCCCTCATCGTCGACGAGCCCGAGACCGAGCGGTTCGTCGACGCGTTCGTGGAGGTGCTCTCCGAGTGA
- a CDS encoding [LysW]-lysine hydrolase: MTDFEAAGSGGSDRDGTADREIVAGGEGSYPDACDTPARKLLFDMVSIPSPSGEEDAAADRLRAFFTANDREAWIDDVGNVRAPADDSVLLTSHIDTVPGDIPVEVKPADGDAYDLDALAEADGDVVPDDALWGRGSVDATGPLVSMAVAAVRTGVSFVGVVGEETDSRGARHLVADRSAEPDAVVNGEPSGWNGVTLGYRGFLAGTYVNTSESGHSSRPEPNAIQHAIRWWAGVEDVFDPDDPDTPVFEQVTTKPVSFDGGLTEDGLAVEATVAVQLRVPPSRTVDEVHEIAEGRLTTGTVHWKEPIPPVMESPRTPLARAFRVAIREGGGDVRLLRKTGTSDMNLFAAAWNCPMVTYGPGNSDLDHAPNEHLPLAELDRAVDVLTAVCRDRR, translated from the coding sequence ATGACCGACTTCGAGGCGGCCGGGTCCGGCGGATCGGATCGCGACGGGACCGCCGATCGCGAGATCGTCGCCGGCGGCGAGGGATCGTATCCCGACGCCTGCGACACGCCGGCTCGTAAGCTGCTGTTCGACATGGTCTCGATCCCCTCTCCGTCCGGCGAGGAGGACGCCGCGGCCGACCGGCTGCGCGCGTTCTTCACCGCCAACGACCGGGAGGCGTGGATCGACGACGTCGGCAACGTCCGCGCGCCCGCGGACGATTCCGTCCTTTTGACCTCCCACATCGACACCGTACCGGGGGACATCCCGGTCGAGGTGAAGCCGGCGGACGGGGACGCGTACGATCTCGACGCCCTGGCCGAGGCAGACGGCGACGTGGTCCCCGACGACGCGCTGTGGGGTCGCGGCTCCGTCGACGCGACCGGCCCGCTCGTCTCGATGGCGGTCGCCGCGGTCCGGACCGGCGTCTCCTTCGTCGGCGTCGTCGGCGAGGAGACCGACTCCCGGGGCGCACGTCACCTCGTCGCGGATCGCTCGGCCGAACCGGACGCGGTCGTCAACGGCGAGCCCTCGGGCTGGAACGGCGTCACGCTCGGCTATCGCGGTTTCCTGGCGGGCACCTACGTCAACACCAGCGAGTCCGGCCACTCCTCGCGGCCCGAACCGAACGCGATCCAACACGCGATCCGCTGGTGGGCCGGCGTCGAGGACGTCTTCGACCCCGACGACCCCGACACCCCGGTCTTCGAGCAGGTGACGACGAAGCCGGTCTCCTTCGACGGCGGGCTCACGGAGGACGGACTCGCCGTCGAGGCGACCGTCGCGGTACAGCTCCGCGTGCCGCCCTCACGAACCGTCGACGAGGTCCACGAGATCGCGGAGGGACGGCTGACGACCGGAACCGTCCACTGGAAGGAGCCGATCCCGCCGGTCATGGAGAGCCCAAGAACCCCGCTTGCGCGGGCGTTCCGCGTCGCGATCCGCGAGGGGGGTGGCGACGTCAGGCTGCTCCGGAAGACCGGAACCAGCGACATGAACCTGTTCGCCGCCGCCTGGAACTGTCCGATGGTCACCTACGGCCCGGGGAACTCCGACCTCGACCACGCGCCGAACGAACACCTTCCCCTCGCGGAGCTCGACCGCGCCGTCGACGTTTTGACCGCGGTCTGCCGTGACCGGCGATAA
- the argF gene encoding ornithine carbamoyltransferase: MALATTDFLDIDDLTPAELDRVLERAAAMKAGEDDAQLSNHTLAMIFEKPSTRTRVSFETGMTDLGGHAMFLGPDDIQLGHGEPLRDTARVLGRYTDGVMARLFDHDDVEVLAEHADCPVINGLTDEAHPCQTLADLLTIREHAGEDVRVAWVGDGNNVGQSFVVGAAMAGIDVTVATPAEYAMDETVFHRAADFGADPTVTTDPAAAVADADVVYTDVWISMGQESRRERKLAAFDGFQVNESLLAGSDAAVMHCLPAHRGEEITNDVLESDRALAWDQAENRLHAQKALLVELLA; the protein is encoded by the coding sequence ATGGCACTCGCAACGACCGACTTCCTCGACATCGACGACCTCACGCCGGCGGAACTCGACCGCGTGCTCGAGCGCGCGGCCGCGATGAAGGCCGGCGAGGACGACGCACAGCTGTCCAACCACACGCTCGCGATGATCTTCGAGAAACCCTCGACGCGAACGCGCGTCTCCTTCGAGACCGGCATGACCGACCTCGGGGGCCACGCGATGTTCCTCGGCCCGGACGACATCCAGCTCGGCCACGGCGAGCCGCTTCGTGACACCGCCCGGGTGCTCGGTCGGTACACCGATGGCGTGATGGCGCGGCTGTTCGACCACGACGACGTCGAGGTCCTCGCGGAACACGCCGACTGCCCGGTGATAAACGGCCTCACGGACGAGGCCCACCCCTGTCAGACGCTCGCCGACCTGTTGACGATCCGCGAACACGCCGGCGAGGACGTCCGCGTCGCGTGGGTCGGCGACGGGAACAACGTCGGCCAGTCGTTCGTCGTCGGCGCGGCGATGGCCGGGATCGACGTGACGGTGGCCACCCCGGCCGAGTACGCAATGGACGAAACGGTCTTCCATCGCGCCGCCGACTTCGGGGCCGACCCGACGGTGACGACCGATCCGGCGGCCGCGGTCGCCGACGCGGACGTCGTCTACACCGACGTGTGGATCTCGATGGGACAGGAGAGCCGACGGGAGCGAAAGCTCGCGGCCTTCGACGGCTTTCAGGTGAACGAGTCGCTGCTTGCCGGCAGCGACGCCGCGGTGATGCACTGCCTGCCGGCCCACCGCGGCGAGGAGATCACGAACGACGTGCTCGAGTCGGACCGCGCGCTCGCGTGGGATCAGGCGGAAAACCGGCTCCACGCGCAGAAGGCGCTCCTCGTCGAACTCCTCGCGTAG
- a CDS encoding non-histone chromosomal MC1 family protein → MVRDDGKRNFALREGDGSESSVFSGNTPRQAALKAARRIDPASSESNADRKKLRLREKGTDKVHVYEGWAWEEEPPENSPDWLEDQDAITEANVSKQGIKHLDEE, encoded by the coding sequence ATGGTACGTGACGACGGTAAGCGAAACTTCGCGCTGCGGGAGGGCGACGGATCGGAATCGAGCGTGTTCTCCGGCAACACACCGCGGCAGGCAGCTCTCAAGGCCGCCCGGCGGATCGACCCCGCCTCCTCGGAGTCGAACGCCGACCGGAAGAAACTCCGGCTCCGTGAGAAGGGTACCGACAAGGTACACGTGTATGAGGGGTGGGCCTGGGAGGAGGAACCGCCCGAGAACAGCCCGGACTGGCTCGAGGACCAGGACGCGATCACCGAAGCGAACGTCTCGAAGCAGGGCATCAAGCATCTCGACGAGGAGTAG
- a CDS encoding metal-dependent hydrolase, giving the protein MLFPTHVLAGYVVGYERRLPPVPAAAGAALPDLIDKPLAILGIIEIYHSVGHSALVLSAALPVVLFGRAWLAVWLGWASHLVLDVAHMVVNARPGDAVFLLWPVVVRESSLGLAPVSFVDHYLWTPGFFLEFPIWIAFGYVVRRQYAAGDPPMPGS; this is encoded by the coding sequence ATGCTCTTCCCGACACACGTCCTCGCGGGCTACGTCGTGGGGTACGAGCGTCGACTACCGCCCGTTCCGGCGGCGGCCGGCGCCGCGCTCCCGGACCTGATCGATAAGCCCCTCGCCATACTGGGCATCATCGAGATCTACCATTCGGTTGGCCACTCCGCACTCGTTCTCTCGGCGGCGCTGCCGGTCGTCCTGTTCGGACGTGCCTGGCTCGCGGTCTGGCTGGGCTGGGCGTCGCATCTCGTTCTCGACGTCGCCCATATGGTCGTCAACGCCCGTCCGGGGGACGCCGTCTTCCTGCTGTGGCCCGTCGTCGTGCGGGAGTCCTCGCTGGGGCTCGCTCCCGTTTCGTTCGTCGACCACTATCTCTGGACACCGGGATTCTTCCTCGAGTTTCCGATCTGGATCGCGTTCGGCTACGTCGTCCGACGGCAGTACGCCGCCGGCGATCCCCCGATGCCCGGCTCGTGA
- a CDS encoding FkbM family methyltransferase — MLDRIRTWLERRRYGTSDRVAGWNYDRRLLAVPRTTPGGRIRTYELYNRHGRQAMLRALCARCGPDDVVYDVGASVGVYALAVAAGSPDRRVVAYEPAPPTVERLQANCERNDCGDRVTIRPVGLGATDGTRRFYVSTYPELSSFDRESATRWGASVAATEPVPVRRLDDETRDRPAPDVLKIDVEGAGAAVLRGARETLRTHRPAVFLEVHREGLPGDRTAAIREELAAADYVIDEDDRFWRADPRA; from the coding sequence GTGCTCGATCGAATCCGAACGTGGCTCGAGCGACGCCGCTACGGAACCTCCGATCGCGTCGCGGGCTGGAACTACGATCGCCGACTGCTCGCGGTACCCCGAACGACCCCCGGCGGGCGGATTCGGACCTACGAACTGTACAACCGGCACGGGCGCCAAGCGATGCTCCGGGCGCTCTGTGCGCGATGCGGGCCGGACGACGTGGTCTACGACGTCGGCGCGAGCGTCGGCGTCTACGCCCTCGCGGTCGCGGCCGGCAGCCCGGACCGTCGCGTGGTCGCCTACGAGCCGGCTCCCCCGACCGTCGAGCGCCTGCAAGCCAACTGCGAGCGAAACGACTGCGGCGATCGGGTGACGATTCGCCCGGTCGGGCTGGGCGCAACCGACGGCACCCGACGATTCTACGTCTCGACGTACCCCGAGCTCTCGAGCTTCGACCGCGAGAGCGCAACGCGCTGGGGGGCCAGCGTGGCCGCCACGGAGCCCGTTCCGGTCCGGCGTCTCGATGACGAGACCCGCGACCGGCCCGCACCCGACGTTCTCAAGATCGACGTGGAGGGAGCCGGCGCGGCCGTCCTCCGCGGCGCCCGCGAGACACTTCGTACCCATCGGCCGGCGGTGTTCCTCGAAGTCCACCGCGAGGGACTCCCGGGGGATCGGACCGCGGCCATCCGTGAGGAACTCGCGGCGGCCGACTACGTGATCGACGAGGACGACCGGTTCTGGCGGGCTGACCCGCGGGCGTGA
- a CDS encoding DUF7475 family protein, giving the protein MPAPPDVLVIGGLPRVARAQSPEPDVTPTPSPCAAAISGQTLSLREATGLGMGVVDDHLDLETLDRRHRLGIGLAAVTGAIHLVLGMGAPTTPIGVASILAGIGYAGAIVLVLVGYRRRLVAAVGIVYVGSQIVIWYVVNRPASLAAVSPAAMVDKPVQVLLIAVCVAIVRRSGAAGE; this is encoded by the coding sequence ATGCCGGCCCCTCCGGACGTGCTCGTGATCGGCGGTCTGCCCCGCGTGGCTCGCGCGCAGTCACCGGAGCCGGACGTCACGCCGACGCCATCCCCGTGCGCAGCCGCGATCTCGGGGCAAACACTATCCCTTCGGGAAGCGACCGGACTGGGTATGGGCGTCGTTGACGATCACCTCGACCTCGAAACGCTCGATCGCCGCCACCGGCTCGGGATCGGGCTGGCGGCAGTGACGGGCGCGATCCACCTGGTATTGGGGATGGGAGCGCCAACCACGCCGATCGGGGTGGCGTCGATCCTGGCGGGGATCGGCTACGCCGGAGCGATCGTCCTCGTGCTGGTGGGATACCGCCGGCGGTTGGTCGCCGCGGTCGGCATCGTCTACGTCGGCAGCCAGATCGTCATCTGGTACGTCGTCAACCGGCCAGCGTCGCTGGCGGCGGTTTCGCCGGCCGCGATGGTCGACAAGCCGGTTCAGGTGTTGCTGATCGCCGTCTGCGTCGCGATCGTGCGACGGAGCGGAGCTGCGGGGGAGTAA